One window of the Benincasa hispida cultivar B227 chromosome 3, ASM972705v1, whole genome shotgun sequence genome contains the following:
- the LOC120072560 gene encoding probable glutathione S-transferase, which yields MGEKVEVFGAWFSPFSRRVELALKLKDIEYDYIEEEVYKKKSDLLLKFNPVYKKVPVFVHAGKPIAESIVILQYIEETWKDNPILPQHPYHKALALFWANFLNDKLLGAIMKARRRQGKEKEEAIAEACEALKVLEDELKGKRFFGGEKLGFVDIVANFVAYWIPAIEEGFGLGGALSSEMEKLPNLQRWCNEFVEHTIVKDTLPPKQDLLAFCISQFGNNVASK from the exons atgggagaaaaagTGGAGGTGTTTGGGGCATGGTTCAGTCCTTTCAGCCGACGAGTAGAATTGGCTTTGAAACTGAAAGACATTGAATATGATTATATTGAAGAAGAAGTATATAAGAAGAAGAGTGATTTGTTACTGAAATTCAATCCTGTTTACAAGAAAGTCCCTGTCTTCGTCCATGCCGGAAAACCCATTGCAGAGTCCATTGTTATTCTTCAATACATAGAAGAGACTTGGAAGGACAATCCCATTTTGCCCCAACATCCTTATCACAAAGCTCTTGCACTCTTTTGGGCCAATTTCTTGAATGACAAG CTTCTAGGTGCTATAATGAAAGCAAGGAGAAGGCAAGGAAAGGAGAAAGAAGAGGCAATAGCAGAGGCGTGTGAGGCATTGAAAGTACTAGAAGATGAACTGAAAGGGAAGAGATTCTTTGGAGGAGAGAAGCTGGGATTTGTGGACATTGTTGCCAACTTCGTGGCGTATTGGATTCCAGCCATCGAAGAAGGTTTCGGCCTGGGCGGTGCGTTGAGCAGTGAGATGGAGAAGCTTCCAAACCTACAGCGAtggtgcaatgagtttgtagaGCACACCATTGTCAAAGATACTCTGCCTCCTAAACAAGACCTCCTTGCTTTCTGTATATCTCAGTTTGGAAACAATGTTGCTTCCAAATGA